The stretch of DNA GTTGTCCGAAAACATTGTGCACCTGGTGCTGGCGAAACTGCCCGGTGCGCCGGCTGGTGTCAAAGGAATCTCGCTGTTTCTGGTGCCCAGGTTCCTGTTGAATGCTGATGGTTCAATTGCTGACCGAAATGATGTGGTGCTGGCAGGGCTGAATCACAAAATGGGTTATCGTGGCACGACTAACACACTGCTCAATTTTGGTGAGGGCAGGTATCGTCCCGGTGGGCGCGCCGGTGCTGTTGGTTGGTTGGTCGGGGAGCCTCACAAGGGACTCAGCTACATGTTCCATATGATGAACGAGGCGCGAATCGGGGTCGGTCTCGGGGCAGCAGCACTAGGTTATACAGGTTATCTGCATTCCCTGCAGTACGCGCGCGAGCGACGGCAGGGCAGGTTGCCGATCAACAAAGACCCGAGTTCAGATCCGGTGCCGCTGATTGCGCATGCCGATGTGCGACGCATGCTGCTGGCTCAAAAATCATACGTGGAAGGCGGTCTGGCGTTGAACCTGTATTGCGCATGCCTGGTTGATCAGGAGCGTGAGGCGCTGCCGGAAGAGCGTGATCAGGTTACGCTGTTACTGGATATGCTGACGCCGATTGCCAAGAGCTGGCCCTCTCAGTGGTGCCTGGCGGCCAATGATCTGGCTATCCAGGTACATGGCGGTTACGGCTATACCCGTGACTACAATGTTGAGCAGTTCTATCGGGATAACCGGCTAAACTCGATCCATGAAGGCACCCACGGTATCCAGGCACTGGATCTGCTGGGCCGCAAGGTGGTGATGCAACAGGGGGCCGGTCTTGACCTGTTGGTGCAGACTATTCAGCAATGCACTCGTTCAGCTGCCGCTGTGCCTGTGCTGGCTGAATACGCGGCAGAGCTGGATGCGGCTGTATTCCGGATTGTAGAGATTACTCGACAACTTCATCGCACCGGGCAGCC from Pseudohongiella spirulinae encodes:
- a CDS encoding acyl-CoA dehydrogenase; the protein is MSSGPDRSLILNRRDIDFLLYEWLKVESLTELPRYRDHSRETFDAALDLSVQIAEQHFATHNKKNDANEPWFDGERVHQIPEIKQALDTFADAGLIAAGQDYELGGMQLPTVVEKACFAWFLAANVGTAAYPFLTIGNANLLLAHGSAEQIDTWVRPMMEGRFFGTMCLSEPQAGSSLADIRTRAEPAEDGTFRLHGNKMWISGGEHELSENIVHLVLAKLPGAPAGVKGISLFLVPRFLLNADGSIADRNDVVLAGLNHKMGYRGTTNTLLNFGEGRYRPGGRAGAVGWLVGEPHKGLSYMFHMMNEARIGVGLGAAALGYTGYLHSLQYARERRQGRLPINKDPSSDPVPLIAHADVRRMLLAQKSYVEGGLALNLYCACLVDQEREALPEERDQVTLLLDMLTPIAKSWPSQWCLAANDLAIQVHGGYGYTRDYNVEQFYRDNRLNSIHEGTHGIQALDLLGRKVVMQQGAGLDLLVQTIQQCTRSAAAVPVLAEYAAELDAAVFRIVEITRQLHRTGQPELTLANASIYLEAMGHIVMAWIWLEQLQVAAGRDDDFYRGKMQAGQYFFRWELPKISPWLDLLASMDTSCLDMRDGWF